A single genomic interval of Falco cherrug isolate bFalChe1 chromosome 8, bFalChe1.pri, whole genome shotgun sequence harbors:
- the TCOF1 gene encoding treacle protein isoform X3, translating into MAVDGRGGRELLALIHQHLLRGGYARAARELQAQTGQKLLPSLATSLEDIFTHWEKTPSNSRRRKVSDEEAAIPEKIRVPDPVSSSESSEKEDDEKEKAKAANAASLSLATNSVVNVESTEGDDSSSEDETPAGKGAVTVTPAVVTGKAANSLRSPNKPAAPAGKTAVLPAANRTVVSNKQQPNVPAVSAAPAKAGQKLPSPGKPRQTATAVAKVGQSKAPVMTKAPESSSSSSSSSSSESEEEKEMPTAKAPAPKVELKQAAGAAESSSEESSDETSSEEEPATPAVQVKPAVKSAPAAPVSLRKNAPRQVVQAPNQAKPASTTVPGPAKPDDTSESSDSSDSEDEELPSITQTKPPPKTPQAIPPRVKPTPAASPSGKVAPAKTLPAPKPTVPKQAKTTPGKTTAPVKPAEGMKSEESSDSLSSEEEDLPVPVSQKRLTEQPGPLPNPSQAAKARPPEKAVGSILKTQASESGSSDSSDSEEESPAAQTEPPQAVETNAVPQSTNVKTAPAPAPAPPPVDSSDDSSQESDSEEEIVPPSQSLSQQNVKAAKVLSTVTAKANATLPLGKGIKAPAVPPVSRVSENLKSDALAEEVPTLPCLKQTVPVGKASPANTATPQAASLLGSHTAKSRKPGLQPAQDAQLSQAALPTQAEETSGSSSSSDSSDEEMPKQPPKPAGSLQKPGGTQPAHSSSLESSEEKAMSQSLLTGYMGLSKPPAAPQAPKTVPPESVGKARQGKAAMTAANSLTQASAQAAPANSSSSDSSDSDTDIDQVAANHKAENNPAPGQEATGASNKEKVAGKTEPGHDSLKPSPVKALAVKENDVGAKGVQVTPASHALLSISQSEEPSSGSKTEVTTARVPAVQTPEGLEVKKKKKEKKEKKEKKKPSSTEDKAVKASKSKDKENKKQKTSQKRKLPEEDEAVGQPKKKWKAQANEEVPKKKKKKAGDLEKLPGSKEKKKSAKKQAGAPIHHLWHDLSLQNFLLSWLEAAV; encoded by the exons ATGGCGGTGGACggccgcggggggcgggagCTGCTCGccctcatccaccagcaccTGCTGCGCGGCGGCTACGCTCGGGCGGCCCGCGAGCTGCAGGCGCAGACCGGGCAG aaattgCTCCCTTCCCTTGCGACCTCTCTCGAGGACATCTTTACCCACTGGGAAAA AACTCCATCGAATTCCAGGAGAAGAAAGGTGAGTGATGAGGAGGCAGCCATCCCAGAAAAGATCAGAGTTCCTGATCCTGTGAGCAGCTCTGAGAgctcagaaaaagaagatgatGAGAAGGAGAAGGCAAAAGCTGCGAATG cagccagcctcTCTCTGGCCACAAACTCAGTAGTGAACGTAGAAAGCACTGAAGGTGATGATTCCTCGTCAGAAGATGAGACACCAGCTGGAAAAGGTGCAGTTACG GTGACACCAGCTGTGGTGACTGGCAAAGCTGCTAACTCCTTGCGTTCTCCTAACAAACCGGCTGCCCCAGCAGGCAaaacagcagtgctgcctgctgcaaacAGAACTGTGGTCTCAAATAAGCAGCAGCCCAATGTGCcagctgtgtctgcagctcCAGCCAAGGCTGGGCAGAAACTGCCCAGTCCTGGGAAGCCCAGACAAACTGCAACAGCCGTGGCCAAAGTAGGTCAAAGCAAAGCACCGGTAATGACCAAAGcaccagaaagcagcagcagcagcagcagcagctcctcgTCAGAGAGcgaggaagaaaaagagatgccGACTGCAAAGGCCCCAGCCCCCAAAGTGG AGCtgaagcaggcagctggggctgctgagagcagcagtgagGAATCAAGTGATGAGACATCCTCTGAGGAGGAACCTGCAACTCCAGCAGTCCAG GTAAAGCCAGCTGTGAAAAGTGCACCTGCTGCTCCAGTGTCCCTCAGGAAGAATGCACCGAGGCAAGTGGTGCAGGCACCAAACCAAGCCAAACCCGCATCCACAACGGTTCCTGGGCCTGCAAAGCCTGATGATACATCAGAGAGCAGTGACTCCTCAGACAGCGAAGATGAGGAACTTCCATCAATAACCCAG ACAAAGCCACCTCCAAAAACCCCCCAGGCCATCCCACCCCGAGTGAAACCTACACCAGCAGCATCACCCTCTGGCAAAGTAGCTCCAGCAAAAACACTTCCAGCACCAAAACCAACAGTGCCAAAGCAGGCCAAAACCACACCGGGAAAGACTACTGCTCCCGTGAAGCCTGCTGAAGGTATGAAGTCAGAGGAGAGCTCTGACTCCTTGAGCAGTGAAGAGGAGGATCTCCCTGTGCCCGTAAGCCAGAAG AGGTTAACAGAACAGCCTGGGCCTCTTCCCAACCCGAGCCAGGCTGCCAAAGCTAGGCCGCCTGaaaaagcagtgggaagcatCTTGAAAACCCAAGCCTCAGAAAGTGGGAGCAGTGACTCGTCTGACAGTGAAGAGGagtcccctgcagcccagacAGAGCCTCCACAAGCTG TGGAAACCAATGCTGTACCCCAGTCAACAAATGTGAAGACggcaccagctccagccccagcccctccaccagTGGACAGCAGCGATGATTCCAGCCAGGAGTCAGATTCAGAGGAGGAAATAGTCCCCCCTTCTCAG AGTCTGTCCCAGCAGAACGTCAAAGCAGCCAAGGTTTTGAGCACAGTGACTGCCAAGGCTAATGCCACACTGCCTTTGGGGAAGGGGATAAAAGCGCCTGCTGTCCCTCCAGTTAGCAGAGTGTCTGAGAACTTGAAAAGTGATGCGCTGGCAGAAGAG GTCCCCACTCTTCCTTGCCTAAAGCAAACTGTTCCTGTGGGAAAAGCTTCTCCAGCTAATACTGCCACCCCGCAGGCTGCTTCACTTCTGGGAAGTCACACTGCAAAGTCAAGGAAGCCAGGCCTGCAGCCAGCGCAGGATGCCCAGCTGAGCCAGGCTGCCCTGCCCACCCAGGCAGAGGAGACCTCGGGCAGTAGCAGTTCCTCAGACAGCAGCGACGAGGAGATGCCCAAGCAGCCCCCCAAACCTG CAGGCTCACTGCAGAAACCAGGAGGGAcccagccagcccacagctcctcctTGGAGTCCAGTGAGGAGAAGGCAATGTCGCAG TCCCTCCTGACAGGCTATATGGGCCTCTCCaaacctccagcagcaccccaggcaCCAAAGACGGTTCCTCCCGAGTCTGTAGGCAAAGCCAGGCAAGGGAAAGCAGCCATGACTGCTGCAAACTCCCTCACCCAGGCCTCCGCGCAAGCAGCCCCAGCCAACAGCTCCAGCAGCGACAGCAGCGACTCTGACACAGACATCGACCAGGTGGCTGCAAACCACAAAGCAG aaaacaaccCTGCTCCAGGGCAGGAAGCCACAGGAGCCTCCAACAAAGAGAAGGTGGCCGGAAAAACGGAGCCAGGTCATGACAGCCTCAAACCTTCCCCAGTCAAAGCCCTGGCTGTGAAAGAGAATGATGTTGGGGCAAAAGGGGTACAAGTGACCCCAGCATCACATGCACTGTTGTCCATCTCACAGTCAGAGGAGCCAAGCTCAGGAAGCAAAACAGAGGTCACTACTGCCAGAGTTCCTGCAGTGCAAACACCGGAAGGGTTGGAagtgaagaagaagaaaaaggagaaaaaagaaaagaaggaaaagaagaaacctTCCTCCACAGAAGATAAGGCTGTGAAAGCATCTAAGAGCAAAGACAAAGagaacaagaagcagaaaacatctCAGAAACGGAAACTGCCAGAAGAGGATGAGGCTGTTGGGCAGCCCAAGAAGAAGTGGAAAGCGCAGGCTAATGAAGAAGtacccaaaaagaaaaagaagaaagctggtGACCTGGAGAAGCTGCCaggcagcaaggaaaagaaaaaatcgGCTAAAA AGCAAGCTGGTGCCCCCATTCATCATCTTTGGCATGACCTGTCCCTCCAGAACTTTCTTCTGTcctggctggaagcagctgtCTAG